The following coding sequences are from one Streptomyces angustmyceticus window:
- a CDS encoding DUF2516 family protein → MLIYGFQSILSWVQLALGVYAAVMLIDAAVRREDAYRAASKQTKGMWLIFLALATALLFILPIMSFLPVIGVIAVIVYTVDVRPALRAVSGGGRGPRRGGSSSDGPYGPYNGGR, encoded by the coding sequence GTGCTGATTTACGGGTTCCAGAGCATTCTCAGCTGGGTGCAGCTCGCCCTGGGTGTCTATGCCGCCGTGATGCTGATCGACGCGGCCGTGCGCCGTGAGGACGCCTATCGCGCCGCGAGCAAGCAGACCAAGGGCATGTGGCTGATCTTCCTCGCCCTTGCCACGGCGCTGCTGTTCATTCTCCCGATCATGTCGTTCCTGCCGGTCATCGGCGTGATCGCAGTGATCGTCTACACCGTCGACGTGCGACCGGCGCTCCGTGCGGTCTCCGGCGGCGGCCGCGGTCCCCGGCGCGGGGGCTCCAGCTCGGACGGACCGTACGGGCCGTACAACGGCGGCCGCTGA
- a CDS encoding class I SAM-dependent methyltransferase: MTMVQEDFLRAFHAAHPAVTVRSMAHGRAEDGRSSYEILRDRVAQCRRLLDLGCGDGLLLELLAAGEAGAGRALAGIDLSAEELRLARARPGVAGADLRVVRAQQLPFQDGWFDGCVSHMALMLMSDADQVAAELARVLEPGGTLAVVLGGGPAGGEAYERFVQLLKPLFRAAPAEQQIPSFGDRRLRSREGFDEVFRPAGFRPARWETVRIDLSGPPERIWRTVGGFYDLAPLDAAVVADLRARFEAEAATTALPDGRIPCAMNVRVATAVREGS; this comes from the coding sequence ATGACGATGGTTCAGGAAGACTTTCTGCGGGCCTTTCATGCCGCGCATCCCGCGGTGACGGTGCGGTCGATGGCCCACGGGCGGGCCGAGGACGGCCGCTCCAGCTACGAGATCCTGCGGGACCGGGTGGCACAGTGCCGTCGGCTCCTGGACCTGGGCTGTGGCGACGGGCTGTTGCTGGAACTCCTCGCGGCGGGGGAGGCGGGAGCCGGGCGGGCGCTCGCCGGGATCGACCTGTCCGCCGAGGAGTTGCGGCTGGCGCGCGCCCGGCCCGGTGTCGCGGGGGCCGATCTCCGGGTGGTCCGGGCGCAGCAACTGCCGTTCCAGGACGGCTGGTTCGACGGCTGTGTGTCCCATATGGCGTTGATGCTGATGAGCGACGCGGATCAGGTCGCGGCGGAGCTGGCGCGGGTGCTGGAGCCGGGCGGCACGCTGGCCGTCGTCCTGGGCGGCGGGCCGGCCGGGGGCGAGGCGTACGAGAGGTTCGTGCAGTTGCTGAAGCCGCTGTTCCGGGCGGCGCCCGCGGAGCAGCAGATCCCGTCGTTCGGGGACCGGCGGCTGCGGAGCCGGGAGGGCTTCGACGAGGTGTTCCGGCCGGCCGGATTCCGTCCGGCGCGGTGGGAGACCGTGCGGATCGACCTGTCCGGCCCGCCGGAACGGATCTGGCGGACCGTCGGCGGCTTCTACGACCTCGCGCCCCTCGACGCCGCGGTCGTCGCGGATCTGCGGGCCCGTTTCGAGGCGGAGGCGGCGACCACGGCGCTGCCGGACGGCCGGATTCCGTGCGCGATGAACGTCCGTGTCGCGACGGCGGTGCGGGAGGGCTCCTGA
- a CDS encoding PP2C family protein-serine/threonine phosphatase has protein sequence MPVPVPHQRSVVLPHQAGPVDDACADAAQVAGAPGAGDTTARHVGAPATAVGRPSDHPAPQGSPDPGQTADERVPAGHGPVHQGLTLLLIGENPNSHVPDMWDWAGRKVRLRTARNLTEAERLLTDDVHCILLDLPPREPGDRTERAAGRGGAPDDELGMLRDVLRMATSHAVLVLTYETDAERAADAVRVGAQDYLFRDELDGAVLSRAVRYAVERKRADLAQRQLTESRMLAQENARLERGLLPTPLLDGSNLRFAACYRPGRSRALLGGDFYDTVRTPDGTVHAMIGDVCGHGPDEAALGVELRIAWRALTFAGLSGDELLATLQKVLEHERADDEIFATLCTVDISADGRRAGLCLAGHPAPLLAQAGRRPQLLPYEFGGPALGLLPHARWPRRQVELGGSWSLMMYTDGLIEGRIGQGNQRLGQEGMTELVSRQMAAGLTGEELLEASVREVRDLNGGELTDDVAVLLLDRR, from the coding sequence ATGCCCGTACCCGTACCGCACCAGCGGTCGGTCGTGCTGCCGCACCAGGCAGGACCGGTGGACGACGCCTGCGCGGACGCCGCGCAGGTCGCCGGCGCGCCGGGCGCGGGGGACACGACGGCCCGGCACGTGGGCGCCCCGGCGACCGCCGTGGGCCGGCCCTCGGACCACCCGGCCCCGCAGGGCTCCCCGGACCCCGGGCAGACGGCCGACGAGCGAGTTCCGGCCGGCCACGGCCCGGTCCACCAGGGCCTGACCCTGCTCCTCATCGGCGAGAACCCCAACAGCCACGTCCCCGACATGTGGGACTGGGCCGGCCGCAAGGTGCGCCTGCGGACCGCCCGCAACCTCACCGAGGCCGAGCGGCTGCTCACCGACGACGTGCACTGCATCCTGCTCGACCTGCCCCCGCGCGAGCCCGGCGACCGCACGGAGCGCGCCGCCGGCCGCGGCGGCGCCCCCGACGACGAGCTGGGCATGCTGCGTGACGTCCTGCGGATGGCCACCTCGCACGCCGTCCTCGTCCTCACCTACGAGACGGACGCCGAGCGCGCCGCCGACGCCGTGCGCGTCGGCGCCCAGGACTACCTCTTCCGCGACGAGCTGGACGGCGCGGTGCTCAGCCGCGCGGTCCGCTACGCCGTCGAGCGCAAACGCGCCGACCTCGCGCAGCGCCAGCTCACCGAGTCCCGGATGCTCGCCCAGGAGAACGCCCGCCTGGAGCGCGGCCTGCTGCCCACGCCCCTGCTCGACGGCTCCAACCTGCGCTTCGCCGCCTGCTACCGCCCCGGCCGCAGCCGGGCGCTGCTCGGCGGCGACTTCTACGACACCGTCCGCACCCCGGACGGCACCGTCCACGCGATGATCGGCGACGTCTGCGGCCACGGCCCCGACGAGGCCGCCCTCGGCGTCGAGCTGCGCATCGCCTGGCGCGCGCTGACCTTCGCCGGGCTCTCCGGCGACGAGCTGCTGGCCACCCTGCAGAAGGTGCTGGAGCACGAGCGGGCCGACGACGAGATCTTCGCGACGCTGTGCACCGTCGACATCTCCGCCGACGGCCGCCGCGCCGGGCTGTGCCTGGCCGGCCACCCCGCACCGCTGCTGGCCCAGGCCGGCCGGCGCCCGCAGCTGCTGCCCTACGAATTCGGCGGCCCGGCGCTCGGCCTGCTGCCGCACGCCCGCTGGCCGCGCCGGCAGGTGGAGCTGGGCGGCTCGTGGAGCCTGATGATGTACACCGACGGCCTGATCGAGGGCCGTATCGGCCAGGGCAACCAGCGCCTGGGCCAGGAGGGCATGACCGAGCTGGTGAGCCGGCAGATGGCCGCCGGCCTCACGGGCGAGGAACTGCTGGAAGCGTCGGTCAGGGAAGTCCGCGATCTGAACGGCGGCGAGCTGACGGACGACGTGGCCGTGCTGCTGCTGGACCGGCGGTAG
- a CDS encoding ABC transporter substrate-binding protein produces MRRPAAPLAALVLALALTGCGARVSDDGRDAAARRPAGSSGHYPVTVGNCGTRTTYDRAPRRVVTNDVGITEIMFALGLADRMAGYAMPDDKGDVDGLPWKDAYDTVPRLSEKALTKELVLGARADLVFAGWNYGFGEDSGLTPAALKKLGIGSYVLTESCHNGTDGGSGRGVMPPLEALYTDLTTLGKIFGVEDRAKALVKKYRKQVADAAAKAPAPARRPSVFLYDDGRDKPFTAGRYAGPHDIITKAGGDHLMKDLADPWTTVGWETVVDRRPDVIVINDYGDTSAARKKAFLESYPPLAGVPAVKHHRIYVMDYAELVESPRNPAAVSDLARYLRGVRTGG; encoded by the coding sequence ATGCGCCGTCCCGCCGCCCCGCTCGCCGCCCTCGTCCTCGCGCTCGCCCTGACCGGCTGCGGCGCGCGGGTCTCCGACGACGGGCGCGACGCGGCCGCCCGCCGCCCCGCCGGCTCCTCGGGCCACTACCCCGTCACGGTCGGGAACTGCGGCACCCGCACCACCTACGACCGGGCGCCGCGCCGGGTGGTCACCAACGACGTCGGCATCACCGAGATCATGTTCGCGCTGGGCCTGGCGGACCGGATGGCCGGTTACGCCATGCCCGACGACAAGGGCGACGTCGACGGTCTCCCCTGGAAGGACGCCTACGACACGGTCCCCCGGCTCTCCGAGAAGGCGCTCACCAAGGAGCTGGTCCTCGGCGCCCGCGCCGACCTGGTCTTCGCGGGCTGGAACTACGGCTTCGGCGAGGACAGCGGCCTGACCCCCGCCGCCCTGAAGAAGCTCGGCATCGGCAGCTACGTCCTGACCGAGTCCTGCCACAACGGCACGGACGGCGGCAGCGGCCGCGGCGTGATGCCGCCCCTGGAGGCCCTCTACACCGACCTGACGACCCTCGGGAAGATCTTCGGCGTCGAGGACCGGGCGAAGGCCCTGGTGAAGAAGTACCGGAAGCAGGTGGCCGACGCCGCCGCCAAGGCCCCCGCACCCGCCCGGCGCCCCTCCGTCTTCCTCTACGACGACGGCCGCGACAAGCCGTTCACCGCGGGCAGGTACGCCGGACCGCACGACATCATCACCAAGGCGGGCGGCGACCACCTCATGAAGGACCTCGCCGACCCCTGGACGACCGTCGGCTGGGAGACCGTCGTCGACCGCCGCCCCGACGTCATCGTGATCAACGACTACGGCGACACCTCCGCCGCGCGGAAGAAGGCGTTTCTGGAGTCCTACCCGCCGCTCGCCGGCGTCCCGGCCGTCAAGCACCACCGGATCTACGTCATGGACTACGCCGAACTCGTCGAAAGCCCCCGCAACCCCGCCGCCGTCAGCGACCTGGCCCGCTACCTGCGCGGCGTGCGCACGGGCGGCTGA
- a CDS encoding putative protein N(5)-glutamine methyltransferase has protein sequence MPSSPTPSHPSHHPSPLPSPLTAPAPAPLTRPAVVTALRAAGCVFAEDEAELLLAAARTAGELAAMVERRTLGLPLEHVVGWAEFCGRRIAVDPGVFVPRRRTEFLVGRAVGLGLRATGRTGRPPVVVDLCCGSGAVGAALAAALGPVELHAADIEPAAVRCARRNVLAAGGEVHEGDLFDALPAGLRGRIDILVANVPYVPTEEVGLLPPEARDHEPLVALDGGADGLDVLRRVTATAPRWLAPGGHLLVETSERQAPQAVETFTRNGLLPRVADSDELCATVVMGTRAGTAPQPPQAPRMGTASPSP, from the coding sequence ATGCCGTCGTCCCCGACGCCGTCCCACCCGTCCCACCACCCGTCACCCCTCCCTTCGCCCCTCACGGCGCCCGCCCCCGCGCCCCTCACCCGCCCCGCCGTCGTCACCGCGCTGCGCGCCGCCGGCTGTGTCTTCGCCGAGGACGAGGCGGAGCTGCTCCTGGCCGCCGCCCGCACCGCCGGTGAGCTCGCCGCCATGGTGGAGCGCCGCACCCTCGGCCTGCCCCTGGAACACGTCGTCGGCTGGGCGGAGTTCTGCGGCCGGCGGATCGCCGTCGATCCCGGCGTGTTCGTACCGCGCCGCCGCACCGAGTTCCTGGTGGGCCGGGCCGTCGGCCTCGGGCTGCGGGCCACCGGGCGCACCGGGCGGCCCCCGGTCGTCGTCGACCTGTGCTGCGGCTCCGGCGCGGTGGGCGCCGCACTGGCCGCCGCCCTGGGCCCGGTCGAACTGCACGCCGCGGACATCGAACCCGCCGCGGTGCGCTGCGCCCGCCGCAACGTCCTCGCCGCCGGCGGCGAGGTCCACGAGGGCGACCTCTTCGACGCGCTGCCCGCCGGGCTGCGGGGCCGGATCGACATCCTGGTGGCCAACGTCCCCTACGTCCCGACCGAAGAGGTCGGCCTGCTGCCGCCCGAGGCCCGCGACCACGAGCCGCTGGTGGCGCTCGACGGCGGCGCGGACGGGCTCGACGTCCTGCGCCGGGTGACCGCGACCGCCCCGCGGTGGCTGGCGCCGGGCGGCCATCTGCTGGTCGAGACGAGCGAACGGCAGGCGCCGCAGGCCGTCGAGACCTTCACCCGCAACGGCCTGCTCCCCCGGGTCGCCGACTCCGACGAGCTGTGCGCCACGGTCGTCATGGGCACCCGGGCCGGCACGGCACCGCAGCCGCCACAGGCACCCCGGATGGGCACCGCCTCACCGTCGCCGTAG
- a CDS encoding ankyrin repeat domain-containing protein: MSDANSEPQGPEAIEHAHDPEVLQLAAKVFDLARHGDTDTVAAYVDAGVPANLTNDKGDSLVMLAAYHGHAATVEALLQRGADADRPNDRGQTPLAGAVFKAEDEVVKVLLAHGADPAAGTPSAIDTARMFEKTELLKLFGAE, from the coding sequence ATGAGCGACGCGAATTCCGAGCCGCAGGGGCCCGAGGCGATCGAGCACGCGCACGACCCCGAGGTGCTGCAGCTGGCGGCCAAGGTGTTCGACCTGGCACGGCACGGCGACACCGACACCGTCGCCGCATATGTGGACGCGGGCGTCCCCGCCAACCTGACCAACGACAAGGGCGATTCCCTCGTGATGCTGGCGGCGTACCACGGCCACGCCGCCACCGTGGAGGCCCTGTTGCAGCGCGGCGCGGACGCGGACCGCCCGAACGACCGCGGCCAGACCCCGCTGGCGGGCGCGGTCTTCAAAGCCGAGGACGAGGTCGTCAAGGTCCTGTTGGCCCACGGCGCCGACCCGGCCGCAGGCACGCCCTCAGCGATCGACACGGCCCGGATGTTCGAGAAGACGGAGCTGCTGAAGCTGTTCGGGGCGGAGTGA
- the dtd gene encoding D-aminoacyl-tRNA deacylase encodes MRAVVQRVDGARVEVAGETVGEIVGEGLCVLVGVTHEDTPEKAAQLARKLWSVRILQGEKSCSDTAAPLLVISQFTLYGDARKGRRPTWNAAAPGPVAEPLVDEVVARLRALGAQVETGRFGADMKVSLTNDGPFTVLVEV; translated from the coding sequence ATGCGAGCTGTGGTGCAAAGGGTGGACGGTGCCCGCGTCGAGGTGGCGGGCGAGACGGTCGGGGAGATCGTCGGTGAGGGGCTGTGCGTGCTGGTGGGGGTCACGCACGAGGACACCCCTGAGAAGGCGGCGCAGCTGGCCCGCAAGCTGTGGTCGGTGCGGATCCTGCAGGGCGAGAAGTCCTGCTCGGACACCGCCGCACCGCTGTTGGTGATCAGCCAGTTCACTCTCTACGGTGACGCCCGCAAGGGGCGCCGCCCCACCTGGAACGCCGCGGCCCCGGGGCCGGTCGCCGAGCCGCTGGTCGACGAGGTCGTCGCGCGGCTGCGGGCGCTGGGCGCCCAGGTGGAGACCGGCCGCTTCGGGGCGGACATGAAGGTGTCGCTCACCAACGACGGGCCGTTCACGGTGCTGGTGGAGGTGTAG
- a CDS encoding RsiG family protein: MPQADQAQRPRPPQQRECPPDTAPDLSGLGLPELRVVRRDSQQEEADLSYLRRLLQGRIDILRAEIARRSAQHTPLIDRLPEILTDLPSRQRSSARHVTVGTPHGAEYRRLAEDMLGEVELSDLTARTDEELQDAMSRLIRHEQQVSRRRQALQRTADECSAEIARRYREGEAQVDDLLS, translated from the coding sequence ATGCCCCAGGCAGACCAGGCGCAGCGCCCCCGCCCCCCGCAGCAGCGCGAGTGCCCCCCGGACACCGCGCCCGACCTCTCCGGGCTGGGGCTGCCCGAGCTGCGGGTGGTGCGGCGCGACTCGCAGCAGGAAGAGGCCGATCTCAGCTATCTGCGGCGGCTGTTGCAGGGCCGGATCGACATCCTGCGCGCCGAGATCGCCCGCCGGTCCGCGCAGCACACCCCGCTGATCGACCGGCTCCCCGAGATCCTCACGGACCTGCCCTCCCGGCAGCGCTCCTCGGCCCGGCACGTCACCGTCGGCACACCGCACGGCGCGGAGTACCGCCGGCTCGCCGAGGACATGCTCGGCGAGGTGGAGCTGTCCGACCTCACCGCACGCACCGACGAGGAGCTGCAGGACGCCATGAGCCGGCTGATCCGCCACGAACAGCAGGTGTCGCGCCGCCGTCAGGCACTGCAGCGCACCGCCGACGAGTGCAGTGCCGAAATCGCCCGAAGGTACCGTGAAGGCGAAGCGCAAGTAGACGACCTGCTGTCCTGA
- a CDS encoding asparaginase, producing the protein MTSPTPISAPTPDAAARPGATDVAPPAVSPVLAEVVRSGFVEGRHRGSLVVLAADGSVEWSLGEVAAPVFPRSTNKPMQAAAVLRAGLDLSGERLALASASHSGEPFHLALVRTMLAEHGLTAEQLQTPADLPLDPEEAEAYLAAGRVRDRLTMNCSGKHTAMLAACARNDWPLASYLDPAHPLQQLVADGVRTASGEDVAHVGTDGCGAPLLSLSLTGLARAFRHFVTAAPGTPERRVADAMRAHPEYVAGTRRPDTWLMRALPGTLAKMGAEAVQALALPDGRALAFKIDDGATRTLGPVLARTLRHMGLDAPVLDRLADAPLFGGGARVGEIRATF; encoded by the coding sequence ATGACCTCGCCCACTCCGATATCCGCCCCGACCCCGGACGCCGCCGCGCGGCCGGGGGCCACGGATGTCGCGCCGCCCGCGGTCTCCCCCGTCCTCGCCGAGGTCGTCCGCTCCGGTTTCGTCGAGGGCCGGCACCGCGGGTCCCTGGTGGTGCTGGCGGCCGACGGCAGCGTGGAGTGGTCGCTGGGCGAGGTGGCCGCCCCGGTCTTCCCGCGGTCGACGAACAAGCCGATGCAGGCCGCGGCGGTCCTGCGGGCGGGCCTGGACCTCTCCGGCGAACGGCTGGCGCTGGCCTCCGCCAGCCACTCCGGCGAGCCCTTCCACCTCGCTCTCGTCCGGACCATGCTCGCGGAGCACGGGCTGACGGCCGAGCAGCTGCAGACGCCGGCGGACCTGCCGCTGGACCCCGAGGAGGCGGAGGCGTACCTCGCCGCGGGCCGGGTCCGCGACCGCCTCACGATGAACTGCTCGGGCAAGCACACCGCGATGCTGGCCGCCTGCGCGCGCAACGACTGGCCGCTCGCCTCGTACCTCGACCCGGCCCACCCGCTGCAGCAGCTGGTCGCCGACGGGGTGCGCACCGCGAGCGGCGAGGACGTCGCGCACGTCGGCACGGACGGCTGCGGCGCGCCGCTGCTCTCGCTCTCCCTGACCGGCCTGGCGCGCGCCTTCCGGCACTTCGTCACGGCCGCTCCCGGCACCCCCGAGCGGCGGGTGGCGGACGCGATGCGCGCCCACCCGGAGTACGTCGCCGGCACCCGCCGCCCCGACACCTGGCTGATGCGGGCCCTCCCCGGCACCCTCGCCAAGATGGGCGCCGAGGCCGTGCAGGCCCTGGCCCTCCCCGACGGCCGCGCCCTCGCCTTCAAGATCGACGACGGCGCCACCCGCACCCTCGGCCCGGTCCTCGCCCGCACCCTGCGCCACATGGGCCTCGACGCCCCCGTCCTGGACCGCCTCGCCGACGCCCCGCTCTTCGGCGGCGGGGCGCGCGTGGGGGAGATCCGCGCGACGTTCTGA
- a CDS encoding Fur family transcriptional regulator, which produces MVTTDWQSDLRRRGYRLTPQRQLVLEAVDRLEHATPDDILTEVRKTAGGVNISTVYRTLELLEELGLVSHAHLGHGAPTYHLADRHHHIHLVCRDCSEVIEADLSVAEPFTAQLRGQFGFETDMKHFAIFGRCAACRDKAAQGES; this is translated from the coding sequence GTGGTGACCACCGACTGGCAGAGCGACCTCCGCAGGCGCGGATACCGCCTGACCCCGCAGCGTCAGCTCGTGCTGGAGGCTGTGGACAGGCTGGAGCACGCCACCCCCGACGACATCCTCACCGAGGTACGCAAGACCGCGGGCGGGGTGAACATCTCCACGGTCTACCGGACCCTGGAACTCCTGGAGGAGCTGGGCCTGGTCAGCCATGCCCACCTCGGCCACGGCGCCCCCACCTACCACCTCGCCGACCGCCACCACCACATCCACCTGGTGTGCCGGGACTGCTCGGAGGTCATCGAGGCGGATCTGTCGGTGGCCGAGCCGTTCACGGCGCAGCTGCGCGGACAGTTCGGCTTCGAGACGGACATGAAGCACTTCGCGATCTTCGGGCGCTGTGCGGCCTGCCGGGACAAGGCCGCCCAGGGCGAGAGCTGA
- a CDS encoding aldo/keto reductase, with protein sequence MTTTNIPARHLGELVVSAQGLGCMGMSHGYGQSDDAQSAATINRALDLGVSMLDTSDFYGAGHNEELIGRAIAGRRDEVVLATKFGFANRLGEPTAIRGDAAYVREACDASLRRLGVDHIDLYYQHRVDPDVPIEETVGAMAELVAAGKVRHLGLSEASAATLRRAHAVHPIAALQSEWSLWTRDLEHETAAVCRELGIGLVPFSPLGRGFLTGRYTSVKGLPESDVRRSQPRFADGNLEQNLAIVERLDALAAEKGVSAGQLALAWVQHRGDDVVPIPGTRREKYLEENLGALAVELTEEDLAAIDAAAPADRVAGTRYDASSMTFVNR encoded by the coding sequence ATGACCACGACGAACATCCCGGCGCGTCACCTCGGTGAGCTGGTGGTCTCCGCGCAGGGGCTCGGCTGCATGGGGATGAGCCACGGCTACGGGCAGTCGGACGACGCGCAGTCGGCCGCCACCATCAACCGGGCGCTCGACCTCGGCGTCAGCATGCTGGACACCTCCGACTTCTACGGCGCGGGGCACAACGAGGAGCTGATCGGCCGGGCCATCGCCGGCCGGCGGGACGAGGTGGTGCTGGCGACGAAGTTCGGCTTCGCCAACCGGCTCGGTGAGCCGACCGCGATCCGGGGCGACGCCGCCTACGTACGGGAGGCGTGCGACGCGTCGCTGCGCCGCCTCGGGGTCGACCACATCGACCTCTACTACCAGCACCGCGTCGACCCGGACGTGCCGATCGAGGAGACCGTCGGCGCGATGGCCGAGCTGGTCGCGGCGGGCAAGGTGCGTCACCTCGGGCTGTCCGAGGCGAGCGCGGCGACCCTCCGGCGGGCCCATGCGGTGCATCCGATCGCCGCGCTGCAGAGCGAGTGGTCGCTGTGGACCCGCGACCTGGAGCACGAGACAGCCGCGGTGTGCCGTGAACTCGGCATCGGGCTGGTGCCGTTCTCGCCGCTCGGGCGCGGCTTCCTGACCGGGCGCTACACCTCGGTGAAGGGCCTGCCGGAGTCCGATGTCCGCCGCAGCCAGCCGCGCTTCGCCGACGGCAACCTGGAGCAGAACCTGGCCATTGTGGAGCGGCTCGACGCACTCGCCGCCGAGAAGGGCGTCAGCGCCGGACAGCTCGCCCTGGCCTGGGTGCAGCACCGCGGCGACGACGTCGTGCCGATCCCCGGCACCCGCCGGGAGAAGTACCTGGAGGAGAACCTCGGTGCGCTCGCCGTCGAGCTGACCGAGGAGGACCTCGCCGCGATCGACGCCGCCGCCCCGGCCGACCGGGTCGCCGGCACGCGGTACGACGCGAGCAGCATGACGTTCGTCAACCGCTGA
- a CDS encoding NADPH-dependent FMN reductase: MSEHPYRLAVIVASTREGRFAPVIANWFTRHAAQHAHLDVDVIDLDAVRPYELRHGSAEFETFAKRVDEADAFVVITPEYNHSFPAPLKHAIDLLHHQWQAKPVGFVSYGGVSGGLRAVEQLRLVFAELHATTVRETVSFALAGNLFDGAGRLRDPAPATQAADALLRQLTWWALALREARAARPYGA, encoded by the coding sequence ATGTCCGAGCACCCCTACCGCCTCGCAGTGATCGTCGCCAGCACCCGGGAGGGCCGGTTCGCGCCCGTCATCGCGAACTGGTTCACCCGGCACGCGGCACAGCACGCGCACCTCGACGTGGACGTCATCGACCTGGACGCCGTCCGCCCGTACGAACTGCGCCACGGCAGCGCGGAGTTCGAGACGTTCGCCAAACGCGTCGACGAGGCGGACGCCTTCGTCGTGATCACCCCGGAGTACAACCACTCCTTCCCGGCCCCGCTGAAGCACGCCATCGACCTGCTGCACCACCAGTGGCAGGCCAAGCCGGTCGGCTTCGTCTCGTACGGCGGCGTCTCCGGGGGCCTGCGCGCCGTCGAGCAACTGCGACTGGTGTTCGCCGAGTTGCACGCCACCACGGTGCGCGAGACGGTGAGCTTCGCGCTCGCCGGGAACCTCTTCGACGGCGCGGGCCGGCTGCGCGACCCGGCCCCCGCCACCCAGGCCGCCGACGCCCTGCTCCGCCAGCTGACCTGGTGGGCCCTGGCCCTCCGCGAGGCCCGCGCGGCACGCCCGTACGGCGCCTGA
- the ygfZ gene encoding CAF17-like 4Fe-4S cluster assembly/insertion protein YgfZ, which produces MLRPSPASPLLSLPGAVPAEAPDEGVAAHYGDLFREQRALADGSGFVDLSHRGVVTVTGPERLSWLHLLLTQHVSDLAPGHATEALILSAHGHIEHALYLVDDGETTWLHTEPGRQEAVIAYLESMKFFYRVDVADRTDEIAVVHLPAGSIAEAPAGAVVRETAHGRDLFLPRAELEAFAAAHGPAAGVLALEALRVEAHRPRLGLETDHRTIPHELGWIGTAVHLQKGCYRGQETVARVHNLGKPPRRLVFLHLDGSEVHLPPHGTPVRLAADGEEGRQLGFVTTSVRHHELGPIALALVKRNVPVDAPLMAGGTAAAQETVVEP; this is translated from the coding sequence ATGCTGCGACCATCACCCGCCAGCCCCCTGCTGTCGCTGCCCGGCGCCGTCCCCGCCGAGGCTCCCGACGAAGGCGTCGCCGCGCACTACGGAGACCTCTTCCGTGAACAGCGCGCCCTCGCCGACGGATCCGGCTTCGTGGACCTCTCCCACCGCGGCGTGGTCACCGTCACCGGCCCCGAACGGCTGAGCTGGCTGCATCTGCTGCTCACCCAACACGTCAGCGACCTCGCGCCCGGCCACGCCACCGAGGCGCTGATCCTGTCCGCGCACGGCCATATCGAGCATGCCCTCTACCTCGTCGACGACGGCGAGACGACGTGGCTGCACACCGAGCCCGGCCGGCAGGAGGCGGTGATCGCCTACCTGGAGAGCATGAAGTTCTTCTACCGGGTCGACGTCGCCGACCGCACGGACGAGATCGCCGTCGTCCACCTGCCGGCCGGCTCCATCGCCGAGGCGCCCGCCGGCGCCGTCGTCCGCGAGACCGCGCACGGCCGCGACCTGTTCCTGCCCCGCGCCGAACTGGAGGCGTTCGCCGCCGCGCACGGCCCGGCGGCCGGCGTCCTGGCGCTGGAGGCGCTGCGTGTCGAGGCCCACCGCCCCCGGCTGGGCCTGGAGACCGACCACCGCACCATCCCGCACGAGCTGGGCTGGATCGGCACCGCCGTACACCTCCAGAAGGGCTGCTACCGCGGCCAGGAGACCGTCGCCCGGGTCCACAACCTGGGCAAGCCGCCGCGCCGCCTGGTGTTCCTGCACCTGGACGGCAGCGAGGTCCATCTGCCGCCGCACGGCACCCCCGTCCGGCTCGCCGCGGACGGCGAGGAGGGGCGGCAGCTCGGCTTCGTCACCACCTCGGTCCGCCACCACGAGCTCGGCCCGATCGCGCTGGCCCTGGTCAAGCGGAACGTGCCGGTGGACGCGCCGCTGATGGCGGGCGGCACGGCGGCGGCGCAGGAGACCGTGGTCGAGCCGTAG
- a CDS encoding helix-turn-helix domain-containing protein encodes MASLNVGNLGEFLREQRRTAQLSLRQLADAAGVSNPYLSQIERGLRKPSAEILQQLAKALRISAETLYVQAGILDERQGLDGVEVQTAILTDPALNERQKQVLLQIYESFRNENGLGSGGKDAAVRGPEDGLGTDTLETEADGGPHAT; translated from the coding sequence ATGGCATCACTCAACGTCGGCAACCTCGGCGAGTTCCTGCGGGAGCAGCGGCGCACGGCGCAGCTGAGTCTGCGGCAGCTCGCGGATGCCGCGGGGGTGTCGAACCCGTACCTCAGCCAGATCGAGCGCGGCTTGCGCAAGCCGAGCGCGGAGATCCTGCAGCAGCTCGCCAAGGCGCTGCGGATATCCGCCGAGACGCTGTACGTCCAGGCCGGGATTCTGGACGAACGGCAGGGTCTGGACGGCGTCGAGGTGCAGACCGCGATACTCACCGACCCGGCGCTGAACGAGAGGCAGAAGCAGGTCCTGCTGCAGATCTACGAGTCCTTCCGCAACGAGAACGGGCTCGGCAGCGGCGGCAAGGACGCCGCCGTGCGCGGACCTGAGGACGGGCTCGGCACGGACACCCTCGAGACAGAGGCCGACGGCGGCCCGCACGCCACCTGA